DNA sequence from the Nicotiana tomentosiformis chromosome 3, ASM39032v3, whole genome shotgun sequence genome:
CAGCGTGAAGGGTTCACGAGGTCATACTTAATAGACACTTGAAGTGTTAAATTGATAAAGTGGTCAGTTGAGGTGTCTGACTGATCGTTGAGGACAATTTAAAGGGATTGTTTATATATTTCGCCTAAATTTTAAACATTTTATTCATTTCCAAAAGGAAATTACAATTGACTCGAGGCAAATGGATTTTGATATGAATTATGAAGGAATACGTTATTTCTTTTTTAGAATATAAGTCAGTTTTTGGCAAttaaacacacaaaaaaaaattcattaaaaggGAAAAAAACTACTttctttcacttgtatttttttcTAATAATCTATTCGGAATAGTCTCTAAATCTTAGAGAGTATCATATGGTTAGACAAAATTTATATAACTAATTTTTATCTTCATATCAAATAATCCCGTTACATATCGACTAATTTTTTATGACGCTGACGCGCATTATTAATTTGGCAAATGGTCAGACAAATTTGCTTATGCCACCAAAAATTAACCGTTGATTAAGCTAAAGGAAGTTTAGAAAGCTAAAAATATTTGGAAGCCTCGGTAAAACTCAAAAAGATGGATGAGAGAAAAATGAAAAGTGaggaaaaataaattataattagctATTGGTGCCAATCAACTTTCAGAAAATTCCGTCGATAAAATAATGTATTACGCATGTACCTCTTCTTTATTCTATGCTGGACTAGCACTTCACCAACAAATCCAttatccacatatatatatatacattcatCATATTTTCATATTCATAAAAGTTTTGCCTAATCATCTTTTCTTCGTATAATTAGGCATGGGACAAGCTTATTCGTGTCTTTCAGGGCTATGGGATGGGAACGAAGTTGCGTGGAAGGTCTATTGACGTCGGCACATTTTTTCGATAAAAACTTATTCGTATCGGATATTTACATGCACCTAGTCAATAAATAGAtgacttattttatttaactataatTATTAGTACTTAATCATAGTTAACTATCATTTATTTTGCACATattttatttaataatataaaatacTCGATAATCAAGGTATCCTCCGTTATCTCCTGGACGTTAACGGCAATCAGCACTTTCTTTGTActttcatccaattttttctCTCTCCGTTAACTATCATTAGCCATTAGGAGTATAAACATTTTAAGTTTAACAATAATTTCATCTTATGATTTAACAGATTTTTCTTAAAGATAATAAAAACCCTTGGGGGTTACTAAGTACTAACTCAATTGACGTATAGGAGAATTTTTTTACATGTTTTTTTAAACATCTTAAGGACTTTCAACACACATTAACAAATAACAAACAGAATAATAATCCTTGCAAACTTGTCTCCCAGTTATACTCTTAGTTGGATTTTTGGTAGAATACTGTGCATAAATTCCCAATGGGACTCCCGGGAGTAAGTTTTTTTCGTATTTTGGTAGATTACTGTGAATAATATTTGCAAACTTGTCTACATTTGGTAGAATTTCTTTCTGATTTGAGGAAGCAAAAGACTGAAGAAAGAGTGAACCAGAGCTTAAGAATTAGTCAGAATGATAGAAGAAGAACCGATGAGGTAAAGAAAGAcaaaattatttacccgaaaaatggtacagttaaatttgttcgtggtttctagacaaatgaattaatttgatccaaaaagtaatGAAATAATTGACGAAATGtcaaaatacttagccttagaatgtagatgaaatagtaAAGCTAATGAGTCCAGGAATAAGGTgtccgggcacaacaatgataagatcaaaagcgagtgagtaaaattatattaaaatgctGTATAGAATATATATAGTTTAAGTTAGCTAGAAAAATCCCCACATACAATGATAACTGAGTTCTCTAATTATAGCTATGTTtagggaaggaagtcctaggatcatgcccttctttaatgtcaattatgagggtcattgatgaagatgtaacgttagacataaatgccaaattccttgtaacggactatcatccttaatgctgcaaaatattctGTATTGAATGTTACCAGGCGCAAAATATTTAATAATCCATTTATGATCGTtattccttccggtgacaagcgaaaCAACTGAGTTCGGTGGTCATCCTCATCCCGTGTTTCACGTGTTCTTCTTTTAAGCGGCCACGTGTCATGTCGTATTTTTTCCTATATAAAAACTTTGACGATAAACCTAAAACCTTGTGatgtttgtttatttattttatttcctctcTTAATTCTTATGTATTAAGTATTAAAATCCTAATAGTCTTTGGTTAACTCAACTCAACTGACCCGGTGCAAATAAATTTTTATGCTTTTTACCCTCGCGAATagttgttagtcccgccaatattactgtatttgtaaataataattttgtaaaatataagttatcgtaatgaaacagtaattaattcgagcccactgaattcacagtgtttccttaagaaatttaatcccctcctagtacccaaggttatggattatttcctcccaggatagaacgaatcacacactggtgtagcggtacttcaaaccctagtgtttcagcgaacacaaaattcggtagcaaatcacacttacatttgctttgtttgaagttaaaacaatgcagaacaaaggagtagaaactcagaaaatcgtatggaaatgctgagaggaatgagtgcaatgtatagccaaagttgagcgttttcagtttttgtgttgtgtgtctttcttcaacagctgctgcacatatttatagcagtcagctttgaagatgaacgaccctccaccctccatggtggagcatgcactagcttgtttgtggagcaagcacttggccatagtgggaagagcattaggcggctgttattgcagctggtggtcaatacacggattagaacatatccgttacaaatgcggataatcttacgttaatatttactattaacaaataaatttggtccaaaaaattaatcaatcaatcgatcatttgacgtgggaagagcattaggcggctgctattgcagctggtggtcaatacatggattggaacatatccgttataaatgcggataatcttacgttaatatttactattaacaaataaatttggtccaaaaaattaatcaatcaatcgatccaaatccgaagccgagccgagcgagcgacgacgacgacggcgcgaagcttgctttcttcttaactctttaagagctacaagaagagcaattatatatatacccaccaaaatttttttcctcttccaatatgggacaatgtctcattgtcaagaggggaaaacttaaaagtttactcaaaattttatttttccctccattttccattcaccctcattttaagactatttcatcttaaataacaaaaaactCAACAATAGTCGCATTATCACTCTAGGCATTTTCATTCATATGCTATGCACTAGTCGTACTTGTAACTTATCCGTAGAGTTAATTGTTGAGAAGTCTTGTGTGTTTTATTACAGTACTGCCATAAGATCCTagaaattaatcaatcaatcgatcatttgaccaaatccaaatccaaatccaaatccaaatccgaatctgaatctgaatccgaatccgaagccgaagccgagtcgagcgagcgacgacggcgacggcgcggggcttgctttcttcttaactctttaagagctacaagaagagcaattatatgtatacccaccaaaaatcttttcctcttccaatatgggacaatgtctcattgtcaagaggggaaaacttaaaattttactcaaaatttcatttttcccttcatttcccattcaccctcattttaagactattttatcttaaataacaaaaaactcaacaatcccccacatgaatggggaatggctatatcacggaagtatgcatggaaaaactgtgtgatttgcaagcaatgattaatcgcatctggataagtaggtttccctttgaacttttcgtagtgaactaatgtcggatatactcggtcaatcggtagatttgatatctttgaaccgttgatctttggtgtatacctagaaaatcataagtcacacaatcaacccttaaccgtctttggttctcattgttgtgttcgtttcagtcatgaacaccgcctggtttcataagtacgtagagaactggccttacaaagttctccttgaagcagctaacacttcacacttacatagataattcctaaatgtgtcatcctgtagatacactaaaaaaaaagccttaatgctttatccttggtactgaacattgtttCATcatgagaacggactaaaattttatttgacaaagttgaaccgtcattaatgactttgtttgatctccttgaacctagatcttgggatctccagtcttctaggtagagttacctccacaatgacttgttctcggccatagccccatttcccttaatgatttctcaactacctctctagttaggccttttgtaagtggatccgacacattatcacttgactttacatagtcaatcgtgataattcctctagagagtaattgtctaatggttttatgtcttcgtcgtatatgacgagatttaccattatacataacgctcccagcccttccaattgccgcttgactatcacaatgtatgcatattggtgccaacggtttgggccaaaatggaatgtcttccaagaaattccggagccattctgcttcttcaccggctttatctaaggctatgaattcaacctccattgtagagcgggcaatacatgtttgtttggacgacttccaagatactgctcctccaccaatagcgaatacatatccactcgtggacttagaatcagttgaaccggtgatccaatttgcatcacagtatccctcaatcaccgcagggaatttactgtagtgcaagtcaaagttctgggtatgttctaaatatcgcaaaactcgtttcattgccatctaatgatattggcctggattgctcgtatatcgactcagtttacttatagcacaagctatatctggtcgtgtacaattcatgatatacattaagcatcccaacacacgagcataatccaattgtgatatgctttggcctttattctttgctaatgcaagattcacgtcaattggagtctttgcaactttaaagcccaagtgcttgaatttttcaagtactgtcttaatataatgagattgtgacaatgccagaccttgaggagtcttatggatcttaattcccagaattaaatcagcaactcccaagtctttcatatcaaacttgctattgagcatacgcttagtagcatttatgttggcaatgtcattactcattatcagcatatcatccacatataggcaaacaatgactatgtgatttggaacatttttaatgtacacacatttatcacattcatttatcttaaaaccatttgacaacattgtttggtcaaattttgcatgccattgtttgggtgcttgttttagtccgtaaagagacttaacaagtctacataccttcttttctttacctggaaccacaaacccttcaggttgttccatgtaaatttcttcctccaactctccatttaagaaggccatcttaacatccatttgatgaatttcaagatcatacagctaatgctactaacatctgtatggacgtaattcttgtaactggagagtatgtatcaaagtagtctagaccttctcgttgtctataccctttgactacgagtcttgccttgaatttatcaatagtgccatcatctttgatttttctcttaaaaatccatttagaacccaaaggtttatttccaggaggaagatcaaccaattcccatgtatggttgttcaatatggattctatttcactattgactgcctctttccaaaacaatgattcggaagaagtcatagcttctttaaatgtttgaggctcattctccaataagaaagtcacaaaatctggtccaaatgaagtagaagttctttgacgtttactacgtcttggatcctcctgattacaagtactttcttttgtttcttcccgaggtcgtttagatccttcaccaaacgactcacattcctttttatagggatatatattttcaaagaactcagcattatctgattctataaccgtattattatgaatgtcgggattttctgatttatgaactagaaatcgatatgctttactatttgtcgcatatcctatgaaaacacaatcaacggttttcggtcctatctttacccttttgggtttaggaacttgcacttttgccaaacacccccacactttaaaataattcaagttgggcttccttcctttccatttttcatatggaatggattgtgttttgctatggggcactcgatttaatattcgattagccgtaagaatggcttccccccacaagttctgtggcaaaccagaacttatcaacaacgcattcatcatctcctttaatgtgcgattctttctttccgcaatcccattagattggggcgtgtaaggggctgttgtttgatgaataattccatattctaaacatatttcttcaaaaggagattcatattcaccacccctatcacttcttatcatttttactttcttgttaagttgcgtttcaacttcatttttgtattgcctgaatgcgtctattgcttcatctttactattcagtaagtaaacatagcaatatcgagtaccatcatcaataaaagttatgaaatacttctttccaccgcgagatggtattgacttcatgtcacaaatatctgtatgaattaagtctaaaggatttgaattcctttcaactgacttataaggatgtttaacatacttagattccacacatgtttgacattttaatttttcgcattcaaacttaggcagtacttccaagttaatcatttttcgcaaggttttataattgacatgacccaaacgtacatgccataaatcatttgactcaagtaagtaagaagaagctgaaatattattattgttttccacaaccattacatttagattgaaaaggccctcggtgaggtaaccttttcctacaaatatttcattcttacttatgacaaccttgtcggacacaaaaatacacttaaaatcgtgcttaacaagaagtccagtagagactaaattctttctcatttcgggaacatgaaggacattgttcaaagtcatgaccttgccagaagtcattttcagaaatatcttcccatatccttcaacttttgctgttgaagcatttcccatataaactgtctctccgggtccagcaggagcataagtagcaaaagcttctctaactgcacaaacatggcgagtggctcctgaatcaaaccaccacagtttaggatttcccaccaagttacattcagaaagcatggcacacaagttatcaacatcatcatggtttactaccatgtttgcttgaccccttttcttgtctttcttcggagcacgacactccgtagatttgtgtccggttttcccacagttgtagcagtttccactgaaccgcttcttgcttgggttgtatttcggaccagaagccttcttcctctttttgttagcttcaacaatatttgctcccattattgttgaatttccacggcctctcctttcagcagctttattgtcctcttcgattctcaaccgaacaatgagatcttcaagggacatttcctttcgtttgtgtttcaaataatttttgaagtccttccacaacggaggcaacttctcaatcattgctgctacttggaatgcttcattgatgacaagaccttcagcaagtagatcatgaataatcacttgcaattcctgaacttgggtaataacagacttgctatctaccattttgtagtccaaaaattttgcggcaacgaatttcttcatcccggcatcttcagttttatatttcttttcaagcgcattccacaattcttttgacgtctccacgccactgtatacattatacagattatcatccagtccgctaagaatataattcttgcataaaaaatcagaatgcttccacgcttcaatcacgataaagcgttcattctctggagttttatctggcagatcaggaacatcttccttgatgaacttctgtagacataacgtagttaagtagaagaacatcttctgctgccagcgcttgaaatcaatcccgaaaaatttttcgggtttttctgccggtgccaacgccggtgttcggcttgtcgatgcgttggcagtcaccgtcggaacagcttggttttcgctttcagtcgtcattttttctgtaaaagaatgacacaaacaaacgtttaataaacgttttcaaactagagtaaaaatcacgtagattttaatcttcaacaaaacgccacgaaggctttactctccaaaacgggagtacacaaaaccacaaaggttttagtttgtagaataataagaataacacaaatacagaaataaatattaaatttcttaagattgttagtcccgccaatattgctgtatttgtaaataataattctataaaatataagttatcgtaatgaaacagtaattaattcgagcccactgaattcacagtgtttccttaaaaaATTTAATCCCCTTCTAGTacacccaaggttatggattatttcctcccaggatagaacgaatcacacactggtgtagcggtacttcaaaccccagtgtttcagcaaaCATAAAGTTcgatagcaaatcacacttacagttgctttgtttgaagttaaaacaatgcagaacaaaagagtagaaactcagaaaatcgtatggaaatgctgagaggaaggagtgcaatgtatagccaaagttgagcgttttcaatTTTTGtattgtgtgtctttcttcaacagctgctgcacatatttatagcagtcagctttgaaaatgaacgaccctccaccctccatggtggagcatgcactagcttgtttgtggagcaagcacttggccatggtgggaaggacattaggcggctgctattgcaactggtggtcaatacacgaattggaacatatccgttacaaatgcggataatcttacgttaatatttactattaacaaataaatttggtccaaaacatTAATCAATTAATCGATCATTTAacgtgggaagagcattaggcggctgctattgcagctggtggtcaatacacggattagaacatatccgttataaatgcggataatcttacgttaatatttactattaacaaataaatttggtccaaaaaattaatcaatcaatccgaagccgaagccgaagccgaagccgaagccgagcgagcgacgacgacgacggcgcgaggcttgctttcttcttaactctttaagagctacaagaagagcaattatatatatacccaccaaaaaaattttcctcttccaatatgggacaatgtctcattgtcaagaggggaaaacttaaaattttacttaaaattttatttttccctccatttttcattcaccctcattttaagactatttcatcttaaataacaaaaaaacTCAACAATAGTCGCATTATCACTCTAGGCATTTTCATTCATATGCTATGCACTAGTCGTACTTGTAACTTATCCGTAGAGTTAATTGTTGATAAGTCTTGTGTGTTTTATTACAGTACTGCCATAAGATCCTAGTAATAAATTTGTGGTACGTACTATGGACCATCAAACCTAAGTGGACCTTGTCAACGCTAAAAATGGGAGGGGTGAACTACTTTTCTTTTCGACTTTCTTTGATCTTACGATTCCAAAAAATCCTTGACTCGAATGAACGAAACTGCCCAAGAAAACCGACACCATACGTTAAACCACTACTTACTTGAtaaataaaacaacaacaacaataataattcaGTATAATTTTACTAGTGAGGTTTGGGaggataatgtgtacgcagaccttacccatacCCTAGGAttgagaggctgttttcgatagaccctcggctccctccctccaagaactcccaaccttgctcttgggataactcgaactcacaagcTCTTAATTGGAAGCGAAGAGTGTTAAATAAAAGAATACGTTATATTGACGAACTAGCTAGGGCCTAGGGCGCTACTCTTCCTAACCCCACAATAGTCGCCACCCTCTCCAACCCAACGCCCCACATGCCCTCAGCTTTAAAATATCCGTAAATGGTCATAATTGTCCTTGTACTTTTCGCTCAAGACCATATTTGTCTTCCGTTAAAATTTTGGCTGTTTTATTCCCCTACCTTTGCAAAAGCGAGGTACATTTGCCCTTATTTCAAAATTCAGTTACTAAAGTTCCAATTTTTTAACAGTAAGGGGCAAAAGTGCTCTCTTCGCATAGTTTAGCCCCTTCAATTTTCTTTGGAAAAAGAATAACTAATGCAAAGCTCTAACCATGGttagaataattaattccttCCACATTTTTTCTTCTAAATAATTTTGCAATCCCAGAATTCCAGCTTCACATTATCCCTTTCCTacatatattaaaaaatatatttttctttcctGTAGTAATTTAGAACAATAATTTGACTTGCATATTACTACTATAAATTAGTAATAGTGCAAGAAAATATTGAAATAATTGTTGAAAAGTTTGTTCAATTCAGATTTGGAAAATGGAAAACTGATTTGGGGTAATTAAAAAGTTGTGATGAAATCGTTTAGATATAGACAGACTTAGTTGGTGGCAAACTCCAATCATATCATACTTCTCTTCAAATTTTTTTCCTTCCTAAAAGCAATAGTTATTTTACAAACGTTTTTGGAACTTAATGGAGTAAATTCATTATTGGAAGCgaaattaatttattttgagCTTAATAACTTATAATTATTTTGCTCTAAAATCCGTCTGAGTTTGTTTAAAGTAAGGTCAAGCACATTGAATGAGATTAACAAATTATGTactaaaaaaaatcaataaaCTGTCGTCGTTTTTCAATTTAATATATTATGAAAAAGATAATGCAATTTAGAATTGTGAAATTGTAAAAAGATTGGGAGCAAAAATATGGaaggaattatttattttaatttctaATCATCGTTAAAACTTTGCTATAATCAATTAAATCTTAGccattaattttaaattatggtATCTGTCTCCAATCCAATTAAGAATTTAGGGTAACGGAGACAATGGAAAATAGGAAGGAGTTGGATCCCACAATTACCCAGTACTCCccatttcaatttagatgacatacTTTCATTATTAGTCCGTTTAAAAAATAATGACATATTTCTACAATTAGaaacaattcaactttaaactttttattttactcaTCTTACTCTTAATAAAAAACTTTTATAATCCTACAAATGTCATGAATTATAAAACTTTCACCTGTTTAAGACTATCAGTTTCAAAATTGTCTACACTATCATGTTAGGCCACTATAATTCAATGGTTTAAAAAAGTTATACACGGTTAATGTACAGTGCGCAAAACCCATTACTATATATAGTACCTCCAAGCTAAGAATACCACATAATAATAAGCTCTAATTGGGAACTTGCAGAGAACAACCATGGCCAAGTCCTGCAATTTTCAAAAGCTCTCTATCACCatactcctcctcctcctcctttcaATCCTTACCCATGGAAACTCCCaagaattttcaagaaaattatcCAAGAAATCAATGGGTATGAAGAGAGAAAAACTTAGCCACCTTCACTTCTATTTCCATGACATAGTCAGTGGTAAAAACCCCACCGCCGTGAAAATAGCCGAAGCCGCCATGACCAACCGATCGCCCACCGGATTCGGCCTTATGGCGATGATCGATGACCCTTTAACCGTAGGACCAGAACCAAACTCCAAACTTGTTGGAAGAGCACAAGGGATTTATGCACAAGCTTCACTAAATGATGTTGGTTTGTTGATGGTTCTTAACTTTGCTTTTGTTGAAGGAAAGTATAATGGGAGTACTTTAAGTATTTTGGGCCGGAACTCGGTGATGTCGACCGTCCGGGAGATGCCGATCGTCGGCGGGAGTGGGCTTTTCCGGTTTGCTCGTGGCTATGCTAAGGCAAAGACTCATACTTTGGATTTCAAGACTGGTGATGCTGTTGTGGAGTACAATGTCTATGTCTTCCATTATTGAGTTACTTGATTTTTAGCTTTGTTCTTTTGTTTTTGCCTTTTTTTAGTGACTGTTGTTTTTAATTATGTTGGGTTCTTTCTCATATTAAAAAAGAGCTATTTTTGGCTTTTTCGTATTTGGCACGTAGACATAAGAGTTTTGGCATATATGATTCTTATGAAGAGGCATGCCCCACTTGAAAGTAGGGAGGTGGAGTCTCTCTCTCTACAATGTATTAACCCATTTCCTGGAATAACCTTATTATGTCTTTGATCTTCTTTTTTTTCTGCTCTTTGATTTTCAAAGTAAGAATTCATCTTCATTATGTCGTGGTATGGCAAAATCTCTCTCTCTTTCCTACTTCAGAAAGTTTGTATTGGAAAAATACAGAAATGCATGGTGCAAAAAGGTAGAGTATTACGTATTAACTAACTCAGTTTACCTTATATCCTATGTATGTATGCCTATTAAAATTGTTACATGTCATGGATTTCATtattatttgaatatttctagtgCGGGAGACAGAGATAGATGAATGTGGAGTCTTcatgctaaattatta
Encoded proteins:
- the LOC104120064 gene encoding dirigent protein 22-like; amino-acid sequence: MAKSCNFQKLSITILLLLLLSILTHGNSQEFSRKLSKKSMGMKREKLSHLHFYFHDIVSGKNPTAVKIAEAAMTNRSPTGFGLMAMIDDPLTVGPEPNSKLVGRAQGIYAQASLNDVGLLMVLNFAFVEGKYNGSTLSILGRNSVMSTVREMPIVGGSGLFRFARGYAKAKTHTLDFKTGDAVVEYNVYVFHY